The DNA segment TCGTAGACCTCCCACATGTCGGTGTCAATCTTCCAGTGGACGCGATGCTCGATCTCCGACCGGCTGTAGCCCTCCCGACTCATGCGAGTGATCGCGGAGTGCCGGAAGTTGTGGGGGTTCGTCGGCTTCTCGACGCCGGCCTCTCGGGAGACCTTCGAGAGCATGTACTGGATGGTGCGCGGTGTGATGGCGCCGTCGTCTTCCTCGTCGTAGTTGCCGGGGAGAGCGTGGAAGAACGCGACGTCGTCGCGGTCCGAGCGCGGATGGGTTTGCTGGAGGTAGGTGCGGAGGATGGCCTTCGAATCGATGATGGGGTACGGCATGATCTCCGCGCCCTTCAGCCCCCGCGCGTTCGGGTTCGGCGTGTAGGTCGCCTGCTCACCATCGAGGTTGACGTCGCCGACTCGGAGCGACCCGATGAGCGAGAGTCGGGCGCCGGTGTCGGCGAAGAACTCGATCATCGCGATGTTCCGGAGGTACTCGGCGGCGGAGGTGAGGGCGTTGATGTCGCTCGCGAGGAGCATGTCCTCGGGTTGGACGTTGTTCTTCGAGGCGACGATGAGGTCGTAGTCTTCGGCCCAGTCGGCGCCGTCGACGTCGACGGTGGTGAGGAACTTGCGGACGGCGAACTGGACCGTGCGGACGGTGTGGTCGCTGAGTCCAGGGTCGGGGCCGCGGCCGTACTCGGGGCTGTGGCGGAGGTCGTAGACGTGGTCGTCGAAGTCCAGTTCGGTGAGGGAGACGAGCGACTGATCGATGCGTTCGCTCGTCATCCGGATGTTTTTCAGGTACTCCGAGAGCGTCGAGTCCTTGACGCGGCCGTCGAGTTTGCGGACGAATCGCTTGACGTAGGGCTGGTCGTCGGGGTGATGGTGGCCGAGTTTGTCGAGTTCGCGTTGGA comes from the Halorussus vallis genome and includes:
- a CDS encoding tyrosine-type recombinase/integrase encodes the protein MGDLDDFHGFQQQLQRELDKLGHHHPDDQPYVKRFVRKLDGRVKDSTLSEYLKNIRMTSERIDQSLVSLTELDFDDHVYDLRHSPEYGRGPDPGLSDHTVRTVQFAVRKFLTTVDVDGADWAEDYDLIVASKNNVQPEDMLLASDINALTSAAEYLRNIAMIEFFADTGARLSLIGSLRVGDVNLDGEQATYTPNPNARGLKGAEIMPYPIIDSKAILRTYLQQTHPRSDRDDVAFFHALPGNYDEEDDGAITPRTIQYMLSKVSREAGVEKPTNPHNFRHSAITRMSREGYSRSEIEHRVHWKIDTDMWEVYEHISGEQHNDSIFAKAGIVETDDANALEQERRPCGNCRELLAPHHGYCPRCGEAASPETRELKGDAVSDLAEGMASIEDMSRREFRAFVLRRLDADPSALGAHEESPSSESSTD